The Mucilaginibacter rubeus genomic interval GTATCTTCTCCAAACCTGTAGCCACTTTTTATTATTGGGATAATGCCTGTGCTTAGTCATGTTGTTAAACAATAACGCCACCAGCAGCAGGATCAGCGCTCCCGAAAAAACCGGGCTAAATACATACATATAACCCAGCGCCTTTATTTTTTCCGAACCGATATTGGCTATCAATGCTGTAGCGCCTCCCGGCGGATGCAGGGTTTTAGTGACCTGCATCAGCACTATCGCTATGGATACCGAAAGCGCCGCTGCCAGCCACAACTCATTGGGAACAAGCTTATGAATGGTAACGCCAACCAAAGCGCAAAGCACATGTCCGCCTATCAGGTTGCGAGGCTGTGCCAGCGGGCTGTTAATAACCCCATATATCAATACAGACGAGGCGCCGAACGAACCTATCAGGAATAGATTATCGGAAGCGGTAAAGTACCTGCTGTTTAGCAAGCCGATAAGCGCTATCCCCGAAAACGAACTGATGAATGTCCAAAAGTGTTCCCTGAAATCAACAAGGGTTTCTTTGTAAACAATGTATTTCGCCGTACGTATGTGCCTGTGTATCCTTCTTCTCATATTGTCATCGGTTTTAGCCGATAGTTTGTTCTTCTTCTGTTAAAACGGGCGGTTCTTCTAAACGCTTAACCAATTTCTTACCGGCATGCTCGGTAGCAAATGAA includes:
- a CDS encoding HPP family protein, which codes for MRRRIHRHIRTAKYIVYKETLVDFREHFWTFISSFSGIALIGLLNSRYFTASDNLFLIGSFGASSVLIYGVINSPLAQPRNLIGGHVLCALVGVTIHKLVPNELWLAAALSVSIAIVLMQVTKTLHPPGGATALIANIGSEKIKALGYMYVFSPVFSGALILLLVALLFNNMTKHRHYPNNKKWLQVWRRYQR